CGCGTACCTCGCTTGATTCATCGCTTTCTTACGCCACGCGGGCTTGCTTATTGGTTCATGGATGATGCGTCTCTGAAGTCTCGTGAGTCGAAAGGAGTGCTGTTCAACACGCAAGGCTTTTTGAAAGCGGATGTTGAACGACTGACGGACTTGCTGGTGAGGCGCTTCGACATAAAAGCAACGCTGCGTGCGCAGAGGGAGGGATGGCAAGTCTATGTGTCTGGGAAGTCGTTTGAACGATTCCGCGAACTTGTTGAACCCTTTGTTCTTTCATCAATGCGCTACAAACTTCCTGCGGCAAGGATAACACAAATGCCTAAAAAGTAACGGAGGCGTCCAAAGGTTCCCTCAGCGCGGTTGG
This genomic window from Candidatus Eisenbacteria bacterium contains:
- a CDS encoding LAGLIDADG endonuclease; the protein is MRSREIEQYKESLRLSKLQRETLIGLLLGDAHLETQNGGGTYRLEVEYGIRQNLYVDHLYDLFREWVLTRPRHKRDDSHNNLWFQTVSHRAFRFYAHQFYVERKKRVPRLIHRFLTPRGLAYWFMDDASLKSRESKGVLFNTQGFLKADVERLTDLLVRRFDIKATLRAQREGWQVYVSGKSFERFRELVEPFVLSSMRYKLPAARITQMPKK